DNA sequence from the Candidatus Sulfuricurvum sp. RIFRC-1 genome:
GCGCGCTGGAGGGAGTCACCGAATTTCTCCCGATCTCTTCAACAGGACATCTTATCCTCGCTTCACAATTGTTGGGATTGGAGCAAACCAATGCCCATAAAGCCTTCGAGGTTTCCATCCAACTCGGAAGTATCCTCGCCGTCTTATTTTTATACGCCAAAAGACTCCTCCAGGATAAAACACTGTGGCTGAAAATCGGTGTCGCTTTTTTACCGGCAGGGGCTTTGGGATTTTTGTTTTACAAACAGATTAAAGCCCTTTTCGGAGTAGAAACAGTGAGTATTATGCTCATCGCTGGAGGGATAGTATTCTTAGCTTTCGAGTATCTTCGCCGTGACAAACCCATCGATTCAGGAAAAGATATCACCGAGCTTACCTTCAAAGAGGCCTTTACCATCGGCGTCTTTCAAAGCCTCTCGATGATCCCCGGAACCAGCCGCTCCGGTGCAACCCTTATCGGCGGATTGATTATGGGACTCAGCCGAAAAAGTGCCGCAGAATTTTCGTTTCTCCTCGCCATTCCGACGATGATCATCGCTACCGCCTACGATCTCATCAAGCACCGCAATGAAATGGTCGTGGATGATTATTTTATGCTCTCCATTGCGTTTATAACGGCGTTTGTATTTGCCCTCGCAACGGTCAAACTTTTTGTCGCCTTCGTCAGCCGCCACACCTTTACCCCGTTTGCGATTTATCGAATCGTTGTCGGAATCATTTTCTTTTATTTTGTAGCGGTGCTTCCGGCGTGAGAGCGTAAAAACTTAATCTGATCAATCAAAATCTTCGCCAACTCCAACCCTTTGGAACGGTGCGAAAGCCCTTTTTTTACATCACTCGCTAACTCACCCAACGTCTGCACATATCCGCTTGGAATGAAAATCGGATCATATCCGAAACCGTTTTCACCCCGAAGTTCAGTAATCACATCCCCGTGCATCCACCCGTGCACACAATTCTCCCCTTCACGGGAAACAATCGCAATTGCCGCCGTGTAATGGGCAGGTGAGGTTTGGAAATTTTTTTCTTTTAATGATTTAACGAGTTTAAGAAGATTATCCCGATCGCTCGCACCCTCTCCGCCGTACCTCGCACTGTAAATCCCCGGAGCACCGCCCAATACATCGACACTGATGCCGCTGATCAGCGCATTTTCTTTAAACGTGTCACCGTCTTCAATAATTTCAAATCCCTCTATCAGATCGGTGTAAGGAAAAACCTCCCGATCGTGGAGCAATTCTATAATTTCACGCACTTTTCTTCCTCAACCATCCGCCTAAATGCCGAATGTACTATAATGACGAAAATTTTAGCTCATCTAAGGTGACAACGTGTTTAAAACGGTTCTCCCGCTCTCAGCAATTCTTTCACTCCGATTTTTCGGTCTTTTTCTCGTTCTTCCCGTCCTCTCGGCTTATGCCTTGAATCTCGAAGGTTCAACTCCATTTTTAGTCGGTGTTATCGTCGGCGGCTATGCCCTCACCCAAGCGATTTTCCAAGTTCCGTTCGGAGTAATGAGTGATAAAATCGGTCGTAAACCGACACTCCTCGTCGGACTCGTCATTTTCTTGGTCGGTTCTATCATCTGTGCCGTGAGTACCGACATCTATACTCTGATGGCAGGACGTTTTTTACAAGGAGCCGGAGCCATCGGTGCTGTAATCCCCGCCATGATCAGCGATCTCGTCCATGAAGAGTCTCGCGGTAAAGCGATGGCACTGATGGGGGGAACCATCGCAATCAGTTTCGCCCTTGCTATGGCTGCCGGTCCTGTTATCAGTGCCTATGCAGGTGTCGCATCACTGTTTTGGATCACTGCGGTGCTCTCTATATTGGCGATGCTCGTCCTCTTTACGAAAGTCCCTACCCCTCCGCGTATCCGCCATATTTACCACTCTACCACTACCACGGCAGATATCCTCAAAGATCCGAATCTCCTTAGTATGATTATCACCAACGGAATGCAAAAAGGGCTTATGACGGTTGCGTTCGTCCTCATTCCGATCCTCCTGTTGGACAGTGCGGGTATTTTCAAATGGGAAGCCAAAGAGCTATGGCAGGTATATGTTCCGGCAATGCTAATGGGACTCATCGCGATGGGACCGGCAGCCGTGTTCGGTGAAAAATACAACAAACCGCGCGAAATCTTTTTGCTCTCTATCGTCCTCTTTATCGTCGCGTTTACCCTATTAGGATTTGCAACCAAAGGGTGGGAGTTTGTCCTCGGAGTCATTGCCTTTTTTATGGCGTTTAATATGATGGAGCCACTGGTTCAGTCGATGATTTCAAAATACGCCCGTGTTCATCAAAAAGGGGCGGCTCTCGGGATTGCTAACGGAGTCGCCTATTTCATGACGTTTATCGGCGGAGCCGTTGCCGGTATCGCCTTACAATACTCAACACGTGAAACGTTGGCCATCGGGCTGATTGTCGTAACAACACTCTGGCTTTTGTGGACGTTTAAAATGTCGAATCCGCACCGATATTCTCATCTTTATATCTCTGTCGATCATGTAGATATGGAGAAACTGGGTAACTTGGAACATGAGCATATTGCGGAGTGGTATATCAATGAGACCGAAAATATCGTCGCGGTCAAATATCGTAAAGATATGGTTGAAGAAGAGGCTATTAAAGCGAAAATCGTTAAGTAACCTGTCATTGCGGACTTAATCCGCAATCTTAGATCCTGAATCAAGTTCAGGATGACAAACAAAAGAATGAAGCCATTAGAGTTTTATCACCCTCACTAGCGTCCCCGCCTCTAAATCCCCATCCTCTTCACCGCAAATCATAAGTCCCGCATTTCCAAGAAGATTCGTCAAAATGGCAGAGCTTCCGCTCTTTTTCCCCTCAAAATCGACCCAGTATCGCCCATCGACAAAACTAAGGTTGCAGGCGGTAAATTCGCTTTTATTGGAACGTTTCGCAAACGGCACTTTGAGAGTAGCTTCGATCACGTCGTTGGGATTTTCAATTCCCATCATCCGTGCCATAAGCGGTGCGGCATAAAGAATAAATGTGACGGTCGAGGAGTAGGCAAACCCAGGGAGAGAGACAATGAACTTCGATCCCCGTTGAGCCACCATCACGTGCTGCCCCGGTTTGATATTAACCCCTTTGAAGATTACCTCAGCACCGAGTTTGGGGACGATATGTTTGACGAAATCGTAATCGCCGACACTCACTCCACCCGTACTCACCACAATGTCGCACGAGCTGATCGCCTCTTCAAATCGCTCCATAATGGCCGCTTTATCATCTCCGACAATCCCCATCTGTACACTCTCGCCTCCGAGAGAATCGACAAGAGCTTGAAGGGTATAGCTGTTGGAACTTCGGATCTGTCCTGCATGACGAGCAGTTTCACCAATGTCGAGAATCTCACTCCCCGTTGCGATGATCGCAACACGGGGGCGTTGTGCTACACGGATCATCACCCGATTGATCCCGGCCAAAACACCGATCTCGGCAAACCCGATCTTCGTCCCTTTGGAAATCAATATTTCACCCTCTCGGTAACTCTCGCCGATCGGACGGACGGCAAATCCGAATGGAACCGGTTTCTCGATTATAATCTTTGATCCCTCAACACGTACATTCTCAATCGGAATCAATGTGTCGGTTCCCTGCGGCATGAGCGATCCGGTAAAGGTTTTGATACACGCTCCGCTTATAACGAAACCAATCTCATCGGCTCCGGCGGGGTTATCTCCGAGGATTTCGAGTGACACATACTCTTCCAAATCACTGTGGAGGATCGCATACCCATCCATCGCTGACGTAGGATGGAGAGGATAATCGCTGTCGGCGACAATGTCTTCCGCCAAAATCCGACCTAACGCGTGAGTCAGAAAAATTTGCTCACTGCGGATACTCCCGATACTAAGAAGAGTGATCATATTTTGAGACGTTTCATAGGAGATCATATCTTTCCTCCCAAAATTCCCGCACCTGCAATCGCTGTTGAACGATCCGCTGCGTAAAGACGCTCTCCATTTTTAAGGTCGTATTTCCAAATGGGGGCGGAGGCTTTAAAATCTTCGACAAATTTCTCAATCGTCTCCAACGCTACACGTCGTTTTGGTGAAAATACCGCTGCGATATATGAGGATTCATGCACCAATACATCCCCTCGGCTATGAGCCATTTTGAGCTTTGCACCAAGCGGTTCCGCTTTGGCTTGCCATGCTTCAAACCATGCGCCCAGTATCGGTTCATAGAGATCAAAACTGAGCCCTTCGATCCCGTCTTCTTCACGTACCGTCCCGATAAACGGAATATATGCACCGTAGTTGTACTCCGCTTCTTCGGAGTACCACCGCGTGATAATTTCGGAAACGTTAAGCGCTCCCTCATAAAGCTCCAGCATCTTCATCCACCGCATACCGGAGGGAGCAAAGATACCTTATCCCCCGATTTTAGCTGTGTATCGAGAGATGCGACCAGCGTATCATTAACCGCTACCGCACAGTTCTCTAACCACTGTGCCATTTCGGAATCTTTTTTCAATGCCTCGGCGACATCACGTAATGATGAAGCTTCCAAAGTTAACGGAGCCTTTTGAATCGGTCCTAAAAATTCGACTGTCACCATGACAATTCCCCTTTTTGGGTAGTTATATTGTGGTAAATTATAGCGAAAGAGAACTAACAGTGCCTTGTCAGGGATCAATTAGTATAATGAGTTTTATTTTTGCAGAGGAGAAGTTTTGATTTTCGGAAAAATTGATTTTTTAAATCTCCTCCCCTTCCACGTTTTTATCAAACGCTATGCCCGAAGCACTCGATTTAACCAAAGCCTTCATTATCACAAAGGAGTCCCTTCGGCCCTTAATCGCGAGTTTGCCATGCGTCGGATCGATGCGGCATTTATCTCCAGTATTACCGCTAAAAACTGCCGCCATTTCGGGGTTGGTATCGTCGCACAACGTGAAGTACTCAGCGTCCTCTCTCTCCCCAATGCCGATAAAGCCGATGAGGATTCGGCGACCTCAAACCTCCTCTCACGCATACTCGATATTCATGGTGAGGTGCTGATCGGCGATAAGGCGCTCCGATACTATTACGGCGGAGGGGAACATATTGATCTTGGAAAAATCTGGCATGAACGAACAAGATTGCCGTTTGTCTTTGCACTCCTTTGTACTCACAATCACACAGATGAGCTTAAACGCCTGAGCCGCGCATTTGTCGCCAAACGAGTCAAAATTCCTTATTATATGTTGATGGATGCATCCCGCCGAAGCACTCTTAGCCCCGCACAAATTACCCATTATCTAAAATTTATCAGCTATAAAGTGGGGATAAAAGAGGAGAGAGGATACAAAGCGTTTGTGAGAGAGGCAAAAAACAAAAGATTGGCCCCTTCCTTGGGAGCCATAAGATACTTATAGTTTAGCAGTGTTGATAAAGGACCGCTCCGAAATAATAACCGGCACCAAATCCAACGATTAAGCCATAGTCCCCAATTTGTCCTTTGCCCTGTTCTAAGTGATGTTCTAAAACAACAAAATTGCTTGGCGTACTGATGTTGCCGTATTCAACAAACATTTTTTTTGATATTTCTACTTGCTCTTCACTTAATCCTAGTACTTCTTGACTCATAAAGCTATCAACAACAGGTAAGCCGCCTTGATGCAACGACCATTCAGCGACCTCTTCTATCTTCAGTCCGTTTCGCTGTAAAATTGGTTTGATAATATTTTGACTCACGAGCTTTGGCATAACATCCTTTACGCCATCACCTGTGAAAAAAGCGCCATCTTCCATTTTGATTACATCCCCATATTGGTAATCCAATTTTATATCGATGATTTTTAGCTTTTTATCAAAATGTTCGGCTTCAGCTCCACTAGCTAAGAGTAATCCGGCACCACCGTCTCCAAAAATAGCATGTGTTCGCAAAGATGCTCTAAAATTTATATCTGACGCATCGTAAAGCGGCTTGAATGTCCATGATGTTTGTTCAAATGCAAAAACCGTTGCCAAAGAATCATTTTTTTGACAGAAATTAACCGCAGATTGGATGGAAAAAATACCCGAGGTACACCCATAATTGACAATCTCCTCAGGAGGATAGGCTAAGTCAAGTGCAGATTCATGAGCAATTTGACACGTAAGATTAGGAAGAGTTACCGCATGTGAGCTTGCATTATAAGAGATTGACATGAATTCAATTTTACTATCATCGCGGATAGTGTCTGAAAAACTTTTAATGATACCGCTTGCCCATAAAACCGGAGAATTTTCATCAGGAACTACAATGCGGGGGAATTGTTCCAAATCAATACTGATAGCTCGATTTTTAATTTGGACATTTGATCCAAGCCTTGTCGCAAATTTATTTACTTTTGCAGAAGAAAGTTTTTCGCTATACAATTTATCAATTACATCAACAGAATTATAAATTTTTGGAAATACCGATTTTACACCAACGATAAAAACATCTTTTTTCACTTCTTTTCCTCTATTAATCTACTCGACATCCATAAGTGCCGAGCGATTGTAGCTAAAAAGCAAAAGATTTTATATTTTGAGTCTAGTATTTTAACAGCGCATCAATCCGTGCCAACGTCTCATCGACACCGATAATCGCCATAACACTGTCCAGCCCGGGTCCCGATAGTTTCCCCATCAGCGCAACACGTAACGGCTGACCGATTTTCCCGAACCCAATCTCCAACTGTGCTACTACACTCTCCATCACATGATGATAATCACTCGGGAGATGAAGCTCTGTAGTATTTTTAAGCGCTTGGGCAAAAGCTTCCAAAATCGCTTTACTCTCTTCTTTGTACCCTTTTTTAAGAGCCGCTTCATCAAAGAGCGCAGGACGAACCAAAATCTCATTGATCAGCGTTGCCATCTCGACCAATGTTTTTGCACGCTCTTTTAGCGCATCGAGCAAAATTTCACGTTTATCGTGGCTTACCAGCATGACCCCGTGAAACTCCAAAAGTTCGCACAATTTGTCGTTAGACATATTTTTAATGTAATGGCTATTGAGCCAATCGAGTTTCTCGACGTTGTAAACTGATGCGGAGCGGTTAATATCGCTCGGATCGAAAAGTTCCAACATCTCCGCCATCGAGAATATCTCCTGATCGCCATGACTCCATCCCAAACGGACGAGGAAGTTGAGTAGCGCTTCAGGGGTATACCCCATCGTTTTATACATCATGACATCGGTCGCACCGTCACGTTTCGAGAGTTTTTTACCCTCGTGATTGTGGATCATCGGGACATGGAAAAAGCGGGGGATCGGAAACCCGAGCGCCTCATAGACGACGATCTGTTTTGGAGTGTTGGAGAGGTGATCGTCTCCTCGTATTACATCGGTCACTCCCATCAGGGCATCATCGACAGCAACGACGAAGTTATAGGTCGGGGTACCGTCAGAGCGGGCAATGATAAAATCATCCAAAATATCGGCTACATTGAAAAGAACATCCCCTTTGACTCCATCATGCACCGTAATAGAACCTTCCAACGGAGCTTTGATACGGATAACCGCTTCACGCCCTTCAGGTGCTACTCCACTAAAATCACGATATCGGTTGTCGTATTTTGCTCTCTCTTTGCGCATCGTCTGCTCTTCGCGAAGTGCATCAAGCTCCTCTTTGGACATATAGCACTTGTACGCTTTCCCTTCATCGAGGAGCTTTTGGGCGTACTCTTGGTAGATTGCCAAACGGCTCGATTGATACTCGATTACGCCGTCATGTTCTAATCCGACCCATTTAAACGCTTCGACGATCGCAAGGGCTGCCGCTTCATCATTTCGGCTAAAATCGGTATCTTCGATACGAAGTAAAAACTTTCCGCCGTTACGTCGTGCCCAAAGGTAACTAAGAAGGGCGGTACGCAATCCGCCGATGTGTAAATATCCCGTCGGGCTTGGGGCAAATCTGGTTACTACCATGTTCAAAATCCTTTTTGGATGCAATTGCGCAATTTTAGTTAAGGCTATGTTAAAAGCGGGTAAAATAGGAAACTTTTGCATAGGAGCATCAATGCGTTCGATTACCCTTTCTGCGTTACTCGCCACTTTTTTATGGAGCGCCCCTATCGGCGGTGTGGCAGTATTGGTCAAAAACACCCCTATCACCCTTTTCGAGGTACAGCAAGAGATGAAACAAAGTGGCACAAACGCTACACAAAGTGCCGACAACTTGATTCGCAAAAAGCTTGAGCAACTCGAAGCCGGAGAGAAAAAAATCACCGTTTCCACAACCGAAATCAACGAAGAGTTAACCCGCATGGCAGCCCAAAACAACCTCTCTATGGAGCAGTTTTTAAATGCAATGCAGAGTGTACGCGGGCTCAGCGAAAAAGATCTTAAGGCCAAAGTCGAAGAGAGTATCAAAGGACAAAAGCTCTATAGCGCTATTGCATTTTCTAAAATGGGCCAACCAACGGCTGAGGAAGAAGCAGAATATTATCAACTCCATCTCGATGAGTTTTCACGTCCTGAGAGTTTTGAGGTAACCGCCTATCTTTCTGCTTCCCAAGAAGCATTAGCAGCAAAAATTGCCGATCCGATGCGTCATGTTGAAGCCATTCAAACCAAAGACGAGTCTATCCCTTTTGGAAAAATCAATCCTCAGTTGGCTCAACTCCTGAACAAAACGCCCAATGGCAGCTTCAGCCCTATCATCCCTAATGGGCAAAATAGTTTTATGAGCTTTTACATGCGCGATAAACTGAACGTTGTTACCGAAAATCTCGAATCGTTGCGTCCTCAAATTTCAAATGCAATTATTGGTGAAAAACGAAATCAGGTTTTGAATGACTATTTTACGCGTTTACGTCTAAGTGCGGATATAAAAGTTTTGAGATTACCGGAGTAAATTTTGTCATTCCGTGCTACGACACGGAATCTAAGTTCTTAAGAAAATAGATACCGTATCAAGTACGGTATGACGAGGAGGGGATTACCCCTGATAGTTTTCGAGGTATTTGGTATCGAAGTTATTGTTGATAAAATCGGGGTTTTGCATCATTTTTGCATGAAAAGGGATCGTTGTTCGAATCCCCGTAATCGTAAATTCGCTCAATGCACGGTGCATCCGTGCAATCGCTTCATCACGATCTTTTCCGTAAACAATAAGCTTTCCGATCATTGAGTCATACGTCGAGGGGACGATATAACCCGCATGAGCATGAGTATCAATACGAACATTACGTCCGCCCGGAGCGATCCACTGAGTGATTTTTCCCGGACTTGGCAAGAATTTAATAGGGTCTTCTGCTGTAATACGACACTCGATTGAATGCCCAGTGAGGACAACGCTCTCTTGTGATGGAAGAGCTTCTCCCTCAGCAACACGTATCATCATCTCGATCAAATCCAAACCGCTTACCATCTCAGAAACAGTATGCTCTACCTGAAGACGGGTATTCATCTCCATAAAATAGAACTTTTTATCGGCATCAAGAAGATATTCAAATGTCCCTGCGCCCTCGTATTTAATATACTTGGTAGCACGAACCGCTGACGCGTGTAATTCAGCACGAATTTCAGGGGTTAGGGCAACGGCGGGTGATTCTTCGATCAGCTTTTGGTGACGACGCTGCATGGAACAGTCACGCTCACCGATATGTAATACATTTCCATGGCTGTCGGCAATCACTTGTACTTCAATATGGCGAGGATTTTTAATGAATTTCTCCATGTAAATCGTGCCGTCACCGAATGCGCCGATCGCTTCCGCTTCTGCCGCTAAAAATGCGTTTTCAATATAACTTTCATCTTCGACAACGCGCATCCCGCGTCCGCCGCCGCCGGCTGCCGCTTTGAGGATAACCGGATAACCGACCTCTTTGGCGCGAACTTTTGCTTCGGCGATATCTTTGATAGCGCCATCAGATCCCGGAACAACCGGAACACCTGCGGCGATCATGACATCTTTCGCTTTGGATTTATCGGACATCATCACCATAACTTCAGGAGTCGGCCCGATAAATTTAATTCCGTGATGGGTACAAATCTCAACAAAATGTTGATTTTCACTCAAAAATCCGTAACCCGGAAATACCGCGTCACATCCGCTAATTTCACACGCAGCAATAATTGCGGGGATATTGAGGTAACTTTGAGAACTTGGAGCCCCGCCGATACAAATCGCCGCATCCGCAAGTTTAAGATAGGAAGCCTCTTTATCAGCAGTCGAATAAACTGCTACTGCTTCTTTCCCCATCTCTTTGATTGTTCGGATGGCACGCAGAGCGATTTCGCCCCGATTGGCCACTAATATACGTTTGATTTCCGCCATGATTAGAGTTTCTCGACCGCGAAAAGTGGCATATCGTATTCAACCGCTTGAGAATCAGAAACAAGAATGCTTACAATTTTACAATCGAACTCAGCCTCAAGTTCATTCATAATTTTCATCGCTTCAAGAATACCGATGACTTGACCTTTTTTTACACGGTCGCCCACTTTGACAAAGGGAGCTGAATCAGGAGAAGGAGAGCCATAAAATGTCCCGACCATTGGGGAAACGATCATGTCGCCAGTATGCACAGGAGCTGCTGCTTCAACGGCTACAGGTGCTGCAACTGCAGTCGTAGCAACCGCTATAGGTGCTGCCATTACCGGTGCTGCAACAACACCGATATTTTTTTCAAGTTCAATCGAAAAAGCGTCTTGAGTAATTTTTAATTTTGAAAGAGTACTTGCGTCAAACTCTTGCAAAAGTGCTTTGATTTGTTTCATATCCATCGGAAAATGCTCCTAAAAGTAGGGTAATAGATGTGTT
Encoded proteins:
- a CDS encoding MqnA/MqnD/SBP family protein, which encodes MIFGKIDFLNLLPFHVFIKRYARSTRFNQSLHYHKGVPSALNREFAMRRIDAAFISSITAKNCRHFGVGIVAQREVLSVLSLPNADKADEDSATSNLLSRILDIHGEVLIGDKALRYYYGGGEHIDLGKIWHERTRLPFVFALLCTHNHTDELKRLSRAFVAKRVKIPYYMLMDASRRSTLSPAQITHYLKFISYKVGIKEERGYKAFVREAKNKRLAPSLGAIRYL
- a CDS encoding MFS transporter, whose translation is MFKTVLPLSAILSLRFFGLFLVLPVLSAYALNLEGSTPFLVGVIVGGYALTQAIFQVPFGVMSDKIGRKPTLLVGLVIFLVGSIICAVSTDIYTLMAGRFLQGAGAIGAVIPAMISDLVHEESRGKAMALMGGTIAISFALAMAAGPVISAYAGVASLFWITAVLSILAMLVLFTKVPTPPRIRHIYHSTTTTADILKDPNLLSMIITNGMQKGLMTVAFVLIPILLLDSAGIFKWEAKELWQVYVPAMLMGLIAMGPAAVFGEKYNKPREIFLLSIVLFIVAFTLLGFATKGWEFVLGVIAFFMAFNMMEPLVQSMISKYARVHQKGAALGIANGVAYFMTFIGGAVAGIALQYSTRETLAIGLIVVTTLWLLWTFKMSNPHRYSHLYISVDHVDMEKLGNLEHEHIAEWYINETENIVAVKYRKDMVEEEAIKAKIVK
- a CDS encoding non-canonical purine NTP pyrophosphatase, with amino-acid sequence MREIIELLHDREVFPYTDLIEGFEIIEDGDTFKENALISGISVDVLGGAPGIYSARYGGEGASDRDNLLKLVKSLKEKNFQTSPAHYTAAIAIVSREGENCVHGWMHGDVITELRGENGFGYDPIFIPSGYVQTLGELASDVKKGLSHRSKGLELAKILIDQIKFLRSHAGSTATK
- a CDS encoding undecaprenyl-diphosphate phosphatase, which produces MTLFDALILGALEGVTEFLPISSTGHLILASQLLGLEQTNAHKAFEVSIQLGSILAVLFLYAKRLLQDKTLWLKIGVAFLPAGALGFLFYKQIKALFGVETVSIMLIAGGIVFLAFEYLRRDKPIDSGKDITELTFKEAFTIGVFQSLSMIPGTSRSGATLIGGLIMGLSRKSAAEFSFLLAIPTMIIATAYDLIKHRNEMVVDDYFMLSIAFITAFVFALATVKLFVAFVSRHTFTPFAIYRIVVGIIFFYFVAVLPA
- a CDS encoding MoaD/ThiS family protein, translating into MVTVEFLGPIQKAPLTLEASSLRDVAEALKKDSEMAQWLENCAVAVNDTLVASLDTQLKSGDKVSLLPPVCGG
- the accB gene encoding acetyl-CoA carboxylase biotin carboxyl carrier protein encodes the protein MDMKQIKALLQEFDASTLSKLKITQDAFSIELEKNIGVVAAPVMAAPIAVATTAVAAPVAVEAAAPVHTGDMIVSPMVGTFYGSPSPDSAPFVKVGDRVKKGQVIGILEAMKIMNELEAEFDCKIVSILVSDSQAVEYDMPLFAVEKL
- the gltX gene encoding glutamate--tRNA ligase, whose product is MVVTRFAPSPTGYLHIGGLRTALLSYLWARRNGGKFLLRIEDTDFSRNDEAAALAIVEAFKWVGLEHDGVIEYQSSRLAIYQEYAQKLLDEGKAYKCYMSKEELDALREEQTMRKERAKYDNRYRDFSGVAPEGREAVIRIKAPLEGSITVHDGVKGDVLFNVADILDDFIIARSDGTPTYNFVVAVDDALMGVTDVIRGDDHLSNTPKQIVVYEALGFPIPRFFHVPMIHNHEGKKLSKRDGATDVMMYKTMGYTPEALLNFLVRLGWSHGDQEIFSMAEMLELFDPSDINRSASVYNVEKLDWLNSHYIKNMSNDKLCELLEFHGVMLVSHDKREILLDALKERAKTLVEMATLINEILVRPALFDEAALKKGYKEESKAILEAFAQALKNTTELHLPSDYHHVMESVVAQLEIGFGKIGQPLRVALMGKLSGPGLDSVMAIIGVDETLARIDALLKY
- a CDS encoding 3-oxoacyl-[acyl-carrier-protein] synthase III C-terminal domain-containing protein produces the protein MKKDVFIVGVKSVFPKIYNSVDVIDKLYSEKLSSAKVNKFATRLGSNVQIKNRAISIDLEQFPRIVVPDENSPVLWASGIIKSFSDTIRDDSKIEFMSISYNASSHAVTLPNLTCQIAHESALDLAYPPEEIVNYGCTSGIFSIQSAVNFCQKNDSLATVFAFEQTSWTFKPLYDASDINFRASLRTHAIFGDGGAGLLLASGAEAEHFDKKLKIIDIKLDYQYGDVIKMEDGAFFTGDGVKDVMPKLVSQNIIKPILQRNGLKIEEVAEWSLHQGGLPVVDSFMSQEVLGLSEEQVEISKKMFVEYGNISTPSNFVVLEHHLEQGKGQIGDYGLIVGFGAGYYFGAVLYQHC
- a CDS encoding acetyl-CoA carboxylase biotin carboxylase subunit — its product is MAEIKRILVANRGEIALRAIRTIKEMGKEAVAVYSTADKEASYLKLADAAICIGGAPSSQSYLNIPAIIAACEISGCDAVFPGYGFLSENQHFVEICTHHGIKFIGPTPEVMVMMSDKSKAKDVMIAAGVPVVPGSDGAIKDIAEAKVRAKEVGYPVILKAAAGGGGRGMRVVEDESYIENAFLAAEAEAIGAFGDGTIYMEKFIKNPRHIEVQVIADSHGNVLHIGERDCSMQRRHQKLIEESPAVALTPEIRAELHASAVRATKYIKYEGAGTFEYLLDADKKFYFMEMNTRLQVEHTVSEMVSGLDLIEMMIRVAEGEALPSQESVVLTGHSIECRITAEDPIKFLPSPGKITQWIAPGGRNVRIDTHAHAGYIVPSTYDSMIGKLIVYGKDRDEAIARMHRALSEFTITGIRTTIPFHAKMMQNPDFINNNFDTKYLENYQG
- a CDS encoding molybdopterin molybdotransferase MoeA; this translates as MISYETSQNMITLLSIGSIRSEQIFLTHALGRILAEDIVADSDYPLHPTSAMDGYAILHSDLEEYVSLEILGDNPAGADEIGFVISGACIKTFTGSLMPQGTDTLIPIENVRVEGSKIIIEKPVPFGFAVRPIGESYREGEILISKGTKIGFAEIGVLAGINRVMIRVAQRPRVAIIATGSEILDIGETARHAGQIRSSNSYTLQALVDSLGGESVQMGIVGDDKAAIMERFEEAISSCDIVVSTGGVSVGDYDFVKHIVPKLGAEVIFKGVNIKPGQHVMVAQRGSKFIVSLPGFAYSSTVTFILYAAPLMARMMGIENPNDVIEATLKVPFAKRSNKSEFTACNLSFVDGRYWVDFEGKKSGSSAILTNLLGNAGLMICGEEDGDLEAGTLVRVIKL
- a CDS encoding peptidylprolyl isomerase, which codes for MRSITLSALLATFLWSAPIGGVAVLVKNTPITLFEVQQEMKQSGTNATQSADNLIRKKLEQLEAGEKKITVSTTEINEELTRMAAQNNLSMEQFLNAMQSVRGLSEKDLKAKVEESIKGQKLYSAIAFSKMGQPTAEEEAEYYQLHLDEFSRPESFEVTAYLSASQEALAAKIADPMRHVEAIQTKDESIPFGKINPQLAQLLNKTPNGSFSPIIPNGQNSFMSFYMRDKLNVVTENLESLRPQISNAIIGEKRNQVLNDYFTRLRLSADIKVLRLPE
- a CDS encoding molybdenum cofactor biosynthesis protein MoaE, whose translation is MLELYEGALNVSEIITRWYSEEAEYNYGAYIPFIGTVREEDGIEGLSFDLYEPILGAWFEAWQAKAEPLGAKLKMAHSRGDVLVHESSYIAAVFSPKRRVALETIEKFVEDFKASAPIWKYDLKNGERLYAADRSTAIAGAGILGGKI